The Changchengzhania lutea genomic sequence GCTTCACTGGTCAAATCTGTTGGCTTAGGCGTTAATCCAGCTCCTGCCATACCATCTCCTTTGCCTTTTGGGCCATGGCAGACAAAGCACAGCACCTTGTAAAGTTTTTTCCCGGATGCCGCGGCATTAGCGTTCCCTTTTAAAGGGTTTACTATCTTGTCTGCACTGGCAGGTGCGACCCATTTCTTCTGTTGTACAGCTACGTAATTATTTTTGGGCGGATTTGTAAAACTTACAAACAGTGCAAACAATAAACCTGTACATGTAATACTGATTAATATTTTTTTTGTTTTCATTTTTATTTAATTGGTTTTTATAATTATTAAATTTAATAGTCGGTCAGATGTTTTATCTGCACAACTTTCGTTTTTATCTATATAATTTCATCATAGAAATTACGTTTCCAGTTTTCTGTGTTTTTATAATCTGTCATATTCATTCCCACTACTTCTTTAAATTGTTTTGATAAGTAACTTACGCTACTATAATACAACAAGTGATTAAACAGTATTGTTGAGAAATTGGCACAACAATTGGTAGCCAGAAGTGAAATTATGGCTATATATAGATGTAGATTAAGTTTAATCTACGGTGTAGAAAATCAAATTAAATAAGTCTCGTGTAGAATTTGTATGTCCTTGAATAACAAGGGCGGTCTATAATGTTTAAAAGGAACAATATTTTCATCTAGCCCTTCAAATAGATTTATATAAGTGTAAAAAAAAGTGTTTAGGAAAACTATATCTTCAGCCTGAAGTTCATTATTGGCTTTCTTGATAGTATCATCTCCTGTTTTTACATACGATTGACTGCTACAACAACCTTTTTCTTGAAATGTTGTGCATTTCTTGGTAGTACTATCTTTCTTTTGAACTTTGTCTTTACAGGCTTCCGCTTTGCCAAAAATAGCCATATCCACCAATTTATTACAGCAAAAGTGCATATTCACCGTAAAAGAAGAGGTGGAAAACAGTATGAAAACTGCTAAAAAGAAGGATGATATTTTAGTAAAAAAAGATCTCACATTATAAATTTAAGAATAATTGTCCAACATTCAAAATATTTTGAAACTAAACAAAACCTGTTAGTGTATTTAATATTAGGCTTTTAGAGGTTGAAAACATTAATTTAATTATACAAATGTAATTTTAAAGATGGAACAAAAAGATGACATTTGTCATCTTCTTAATGATTGATCACTTTCTAAAAACCATAAGCCAAAGAAAAATTTATCCCAAAAGGATGACCAGGACGTAAACCTGCTGGTACCCGAGATACGGCATACGTGGTGTCAAATACATTTATAATGTTTGACGATAGCATAATATTCTTGTTCAAAAAATAACGAGCCGATACGTCCATAACTAAACTAGAAGCTACTTTAAATTTTTCTGGTATAGGTCCCGAACCAGCTTTGGTTCTAAGCGATCCAATATACCTGGAGTTTATATTTACATCAAACCTTTTATGTTGTAAACCAATAGCCAAACTCAATTGGTTTTTTGCAATATATGGTATCTCGTCACCTGTAGTCACTACTCCATAAATGTCTTCATTGCTATCAAAACTTGTCAAGAACTCAGTATCAGTTAACGTATATGATAATGATATGGGAAGCTTAAATTGTTCAGTTGCATTTCGTAAGAAGTCATAGTTCAATAAAAATTCTATTCCACTTACTCGAACCTCCCCAGCATTAAATTGATCAAGACTTCCCGTGCCTCCGGTTGCTGCCAAATCACTTCCCAACAGGTTTTGATAATCGTTGTAGTAGGCCACCAACTCGCCTTTTAGTCCTTTATGGTTAAATCGGGTTCCCAGCTCGTAATTTATACTCTTTTCTACATCCTGTCCAGGTGTATTGCTTGGGGGGGAAAACCCTTTGTGCGCCCCACCAAAGACTGAGAAATTATTATTGAATCTATAATTTGCGCCCATACCGGGAATCCAAACATCCACGGTATTCTCTCTGCTTGCCAAATCTTGACCGGTCCTTGAGGGATCGTTTTTACCATAATCCGCCCTGCCCAATCTAATGTTTTCGTACCGCAGTCCAGGGGTCAAGGTTAAATTGTCAATATGGATGGTGTACAGTAAATGTGCCGCCAATGCTTTTGCATTGCTTATACGGTTGGCATCTGTTCCTTTTTCTCCAACGGTTGTACGTGTTAATTCTTTATTCTGAAAGGCATATCTATCCACCCATTGAAATCTGTCTTCATCATCTTCGTGGTAGCGTATGCCAGCTTCCAAGGTTTGCAACCAGTTTGCACCCCATTTTAATTTGGCAATGGATTGAATGCCATTAGATGTATAGACCCTGTTGTTTGCTTTTATCCCGAATACATCTGGTTGCGTGTTATCATTCCCCAAAAGGGTTTGGTATTCCATGGGAAAATCTTCTGGTGTCGAAAGCACATTATTAATACTTACACGTTCTCCAAGATTTACATCATCCAATTTGTACCAATTACGCTTGAACTTATTTAAATATGCCGTGGTATTTACCACTAATGAAGGCGACAATTTTATGAAATGTGTTAGTTGATATTGCTGGTGTTTGGCATTCATAATATCTTCCGATGATGCCCTGTATCTTCTGTAAGGGTTCTTTTCAAAATCTTCATCGGTTAATCCCAAATAGGTTTCGTTTGCCTTTTCTTCGGAATATTGAATTTTAAATGTTAGCGACTGATAGGTTTTAGCATCCATATTTGTATTGAGCCTAAACTTTGCTGAATAATCAGATTTGTCAAACCCTGTATTGCCACCCCCGTCAAGATCTTTAAACCCATCGGAATTATAATTGAAATAATCGGTTACAAAACCAAAATTTTTAAAACTATCGCCTATAATTACCTGGGTGTTTTTGGAATTGTAATTTCCTGCGGACATGGACACACTACCAGAATATTCATTGGGGATTTGCGAAGATATCATATTGATAGCTCCACCAGTTGTATTAGGACCATATTGTATTTGGCTACTGCCTTTGAGTATTTCCAGCCCTTCCATCCGTCCAATGGTTGGAAAATAATATGCAGCCGGGGCACTGTAAGGGGCAGGGGCGATGAGCACACCATCTTCCATTAAATTGATTTTTGCGCTCCTCTCTGGGGATGTCCCACGCAGGCTTATATTTGGACGCAACCCAAAGCCATCTTCTTCATAAATGTTCACTCCAGGGATGGTTTGCAGGGCTCTATTAATATCAGTATATAAAAACTTTTTTAAGTCTTCTTTTGTAATATAGCTTGCAGATCCGGTTTTGTTTTTAATCTCAAATTTACTACCAAGCATAGTATGCCCTATAAGAATGACTTCTTTTAGTTGTTCTGCTTTTAGTTTTGTTGTGTCTTCTTTTGGTGGATTTTTTTGTGCCCATATTGAAGAAAATTGTAAAATGGAAATAAGGAAAAAAAGAGTTCTCATTTGTGATATATAATTTAGAATGAATATAAATAGCGACAAATGTAATATACTACTTTTAAAAAGCCAATATTATTTAGAATAATTCTTAATAATATTTTCGGTTCATTTGGAATATCAAATTCAAATTGCAATAATCGGATATTATAATTTTGGCTTCAAGACTAAGGCGTCATAGACAAAACAGTATTGAATGAATTTAAAATTTAAACCATGAACAACTTTGTTTTTGCTATTTATTAATGCACATCGAGTTATATATAATTAAATTCTTTAGGTTTGTAAATTAGATAACAACCATTTAATTCACTAAAACAAAAAGTATGAACACGTATTTAAAATCAATCGGACTAATATTCATTACTCTTATAACATTTACAAACTGTAAAGAGCAAAACGTTGAAAAAGAAGAAGAAATAGTTGCTGTAGACGTTTCAGTAGAAAAAGAAGCTGTAGCAGCAGTTATGAAAAACTATAAAGATGCCGTTCAAAATTTAACTACCGAAGGGACAAAAGAACTTTTTACAAATGAAGCTACAGTTTTTGAATCTGGAGGCTCTGAAGGTACCTATGAAAATTATGAATCCCATCATCTTGGGCCAGAATTAAAAACGTTTGATAGTTTTACCTTTTCAGATTATAAAATTGATGTGAAAATAGATCTACCTTATGCGTTTACTACTGAAACCTATATTTTTACCATAGGCCTAAAAGCCAACGAAGAAAAAGGCAGGGAAGCAAGAATTATTAAAAAGAAAGGTGTTGCCACATCCGACTTAAAGAAAGTAGATGGACAATGGAAAATTACCAAAACACATTCTTCGTCAAGAGATATAAGAAAGGTATCTCATTAACACTATTTCTTTGAAATAATTTTTTTTTATTAGAACTAATCAAATTTAAATGATAGGATTAAATAATTTTTCGCATAGTATTTTATCTTTAAAAGATATATTTATCCAACTTGCAATTCAATAATTTTTTTATCAAATAACAAGAAAAGAAGTGTATTCATATTAGGATTGAGATCTACCCTTTCACGAATAAGGCAAAAAGCTTTTGTTATATGCGCTTCTACTGTTTTGGTAGAAACATTAAGGTATTCTGAAATTTCTATATTACTTAAACCTTCTTGCTTGCTTAGTAAGAAAACCCTTTTACATTTTGGGGGCAAATTTTGAATTTCTTTTTGGACCAAGAGATAGAGCTTTTCCAAAACAGTGTAATCTTCTTCTACGATAACATCAAGTGCTTCAATATATTTTTTTTCAAGCAGTGTTACAGCTCTGTTCTTTCTATATTGGTCTATGTATTCGTTATAAACAGATTTGTACAAAAAGCTTTTTATAGAAAACTTTTCATTTAAATAATTGCGTTTTTCCCATGTTTTTATATATACATTCTGTACAATATCCTCAGCTTGGGATTCATTGCTCACTAAACTATTTGCATACACACACAATTGGTGATTGTAAGAGTTTACCAAAAAAGAAAAAGCATCTTCATTGCCTTTTTTCAGGTGCGCTATCAAATTAGCGTTTTCTTTAAACTTACGGCGCATTCGTTGCTGAATATTAATTTTTTGTTCAATAATGCAACAATATTAATAAAAAAAAACCAAATACATTAGGGTTTTGTAAATGGGCTTCGTAATATAATTAATGAAGAGCACTAAGGGGAAAAAATTACTGGCAAAATATTTTACAAATTCCATAACAGCAACCGAGTTGGATGATCTCATGTTATGGCTTGAAAAACAGGATACCGAAGACCTTTTCATTTCCAGTTCTAAAATAGACTACGCAATTCGCAACAATATGTCCCAATACAATACAAAAAAAGCAGAAAAAATGCTGCTCGATAAAATAAGAAAAGACAAAACTATTTTAAATAGGCTTAAAATCACGAAGTTTTTTAAATATGCAGCAATAGCAATTCTATTTGTTAGTATTGGTTATTTTGTTCAAAACAATTTTAACCCATCAAATAAAATTGATGTGACAACTATCAATAAAAATGAGATAATCTTACAATTAGAAGACGGCAACATAAAAGTGCTCTCTGAAGATGGTACGGAAAAAGTTGTAAATAAAGATGGCAAAATCATAGGCGCACAAAAAGGAAATCAATTAATATATGATAACAAGCCTACTCTGGAAACATTGGTTTACAATACATTAACAGTGCCTTACGGAAAAAGGTTTGAATTAAAACTATCCGATGGCACTCATGTTTATTTGAATGCAGGCACATCTTTAAAATATCCGGTTAAATTTCTGAAAGGGAAAAAACGACAAGTTTATTTAAATGGAGAGGCCTTTTTTGATGTCACAAAAGATACCAATCATCCTTTTATTGTCAATATGAACAATGTAGGCGTTAGGGTATTTGGTACAAAATTTAATGCATCCTCTTATCCTGAAAATGATGAAGTGACTACAGTATTGGTTGAAGGTTCCGTCAGTGTTTTTGATAACAATATGGATTATGATGAAAAAACGGCATCACCATTAAAATCTGGATACTTAGCATCTTGGAATAAACATAATAAAGAAATTTCAATTGAAGAAGCTGATTTAGAAATGCATACCGCTTGGATAGAAGGGCGAATTCTATTTAGGCATGTACCATTTAAAAATATAATAAAAAAACTAGAGAGACATTATGATGTAACTATTATGAACAACAATAAAAATTTAGATAAAGAGTTTTTTACCGCTAGTTTTGATATAGAAACCATAGAACAAGTCATGGAAACATTCCACAAAAACTATAATATTAATTACTCTTTAATTAACAATCAAATAATCATTAACTAAAACAATTTAAAATATGGTATAAAAAAACTTTATAAAACTAAAACAAAATCCAAAAAAAGACTATTTCCTTATATTTTGTATGTCCAAATAATATAATAAAAGGAAAAAATCGGAAAATGCTGTAACATCTTCCGATTTAAAACATGATTAATAAATAATATTAACCAATTAATTCATTACAAAAATATGAAAAATCCATTTAAGCAAAGGAGTTTAAACTCTTTTCAAATAAAATTCGATTTAAAAATGAAGCTTACCACATTATTTCTAATCGTTTCTTTTCTCAATCTCTATGCAAATGAATCTTATGCCCAGAAAACCAAGATTACATTACATATGGAAAATGCTACTATTGAAAACGTTTTGTACAAAATAGAATCACTAAGTGATTTTAAATTTATGTTCAATGACAATGAAATTGACTATAAGAAGAAAATTACGGTTATCGCTAATCGCGAACGCATATCCTCTATTTTAACCCAAATATTTTCAAATTCAAACGTAGCTTTTGAAGTCTATAAAAAACAAATTATATTAAAAATCGACCCACTAAAAAACCAAGTCAACATTAGTCCCGTTAAAGCGGTAGGACTAATCCAACAAACGATTACTGGAAATGTTTCAGATATCAACAACCAACCATTATTGGGTGTAAATATTGCTGTAGAAGGCACCACCACAGGAGCAATAACAGATTTTGATGGTAATTACAGTATTAAAGTAGATTCCGATCAGGCTGTGTTAGTGTTTACCTATATAGGTATGAAAACTGTTCGCAAGGCAGTAGGGCAAAATACTACAGTAAATGTTAGAATGATTGAAGATGATCAATCTCTACAAGAAATTATTATTACAGCAACTGGTGCTCGTAAAAGAGTAGAGATGGGTAATTCAATAGCCAACTTAAAAGTTTCCGACGATGTTAAAGAACGGCCTATCAATAATGTTTTTGACATTCTTCAAGGGCAAGCTGCTGGTGTGTCAATTGGTGCTAGTGGAGGATCTGTTGGTATGGGGTCAAGAATCAGGATTAGAGGTTCTAATAGTGCATCATTATCCAACGAACCTGTAATATATGTTGATGGTGTTTTAATAAACAACGAGTCCAACTCTATATCTTTCGAGACAGGAGGACAATCTCCTTCAAGACTAGATGACATTAATCCAGAAGATATTGAGTCTATAGAAGTTGTAAAAGGCCCTTCGGCTGCAACACTTTACGGCTCTATCGCTGCAAATGGTGTAATTTTAATTACAACAAAAAAAGGGAGTGCTGGAGATCCAAGGTGGTCTGCATTTATGGAAACTGGTTTCGTAGAAGATGTCGTTACCTACCCTAAAAATTATCAGGCATTTGATGCTTCTGGAAACCCTGGCTTTAATTTTGAAGCTGCAGAAGGAACTTTTGTGCATGATGTAGTTAATTCTTTTCAACCACTTAACGATTCCCGTACTTCACCTTTTCGTACTGGCCAATCGGTTGGTGCTGGTTTAAGTGTATCAGGTGGTAGCGAAGCGCTTACATATTTCTTATCTGGAAGCATGAGCGATAGTGAGGGAGTCGTACCGGTAAGCAATATAAGAAAAACCAATTTCAGAGGAAATTTTGGAGCACAAATCACAGATGAACTAAAGATGAGTTTAACGACAAGTTATACAAATAGTGATTTGGAATTACCTTTAAATGATAATTTTGCGCTTGCTTTAATGAGTCAAGGCCTTAACGGGACATCTTCAATTGATGTCAACGATGGCTGGGGAGAATTTACCCCTGCTGAACTTTTTACAATTGATACAAGACAATTAGTAAATCGTTTTACCAGTGGATTGGAAACCATTTGGAAACCATCTGAAAAGATAAATGTTCGTGTATTTGGAGGTCTTGATTTTACGTCACGATGGGATTCTCAATTCTTCCCTACTGGAGAAGCACCAGCATTTCTAAATTATGATGAAGGTGCTCGTTTTTCAAACAGGTTTAACGACTTTGTTTATACATTTGATGCTGTAGGTTCATACAGCACAAATTTTTCTGAAAACATAACATCACGTACATCTGTAGGTCTTCAATATTTACAAAAACTTACTCAAGGTACTTTTACAACAGGACTACAATTGGTAGCTGGTAGCAATTCTATTGCTGGTGCAGCTGTTACTTTAAGTGATGAGCAAACTATAGAACAACGTACCATTGGTGCATTTATAGAAGAACAGGTAGGGTTTAATGATAAACTCTATGTAACTGGTGCTGTTCGTACAGATAGAGGAAGTTCATTTGGTTCTTCTTTCAAATCTGTTTTTTATCCTAAATTAAGTGCTTCTTGGTTAATATCTAATGAAGATTTCTTTAATCCAAATGATAAAAGCTGGATTAATTCACTAAGATTAAGAGGCGCATGGGGTGCTTCTGGTGTACAACCTGGTACAAATGATGCATTACGCTTTTTTGATCCAATTGCTGCAACTGTAGATGGTGTTAGCGTTACAGGTGTTACCATTGGTGGTGTAGGAAATGCCGATCTTAAACCAGAGCTTTCAAAAGAATTGGAATTTGGTGCAGATATAAAATTATTCTCCAATAGAATAAGTCTTGATTTAACTTATTTTAACAAGCAAACAGAAGACGCATTGATTTTTAGACAACTACCGCCTTCACTAGGTGTTGGTGCTGGTCGTTTTGAAAACTTAGGGTCGGTTAAAAATACAGGTTTGGAAATTACTTTAAATACAAGCATTGTTGAAACTGAAAAATTCTATTTCGACCTAGGCATAGTAGCATCCTTTATTGATACTGAACTTAAAGAATTAGGAGAAGGCATTGAGCCTGTTATTTTTAATACCGGCATTCAAAGACATATAGAGGGCTATCCTTTAGGTGGTTACTGGGATGAAGAATATACTTTTAACGATGCTAATGGAGATGGTTTTATAGGGCAAAATGAAGTTCAAGTAGGAGAAACAGTTTATTTGGGAACGCCATTTGCTACTACTGATATTACATTTTCCCCAACCGTAGGTTTATTTAACAATGCCTTGGTTTTTAGGGGATTATTGAATTATAAAGGTGGCCAAAAACTTTATAACAATACTGGAGCATGGAGAAATGGCAATAGTAATACCCAGGAGCTAAACGATCCCAATGCATCTTTGGCAGGACAAGCAAGAGCCGTAGCTTCTAAATTTTTTGGCACCAATGCAGGGTACATTGAGGATGCATCGTTTTGGAGGTTAAGGGAAATTTCGCTTACTTACAATGCACCTCAAAAATTTGTTAGTAATATTGGGTTTTCACGAGTGAGCCTTACTTTATCTGGTCAAAATTTAGGTATATGGACCGATTACTCTGGATTGGACCCTGAAATAAGTTCAAGTGGTCAAGACAATTTCGAAACCGAGGAATTCCTTAGTCAGCCACCAACACGTTCATGGAAGATTCGTTTAAATCTCTCATTTTAATAACTAAATTATTTAATAAATAATAAAGATATACTCGAATTATGAAAAAATTAATAAAAAACACAAATATAAATAGAAGTTATAACGGGCTATTTTTAGTTGGTCTTTCACTACTTCTTGCGCTTGGAACGGTATCATGTGATAGTATAGTTGATGTTACCGATCCAGATATTGTAACTCCTGAATCACTAAACAGCGAAGCAGGAATACAAACACTTAAAGCGGGATCCTTGGGTGATTTTGCTGTAGCAATGAGTGGGTCGGCTGCTGGACATGGTGCGACAACTGGGTTAATATCAATGAGTGGTTTAATGGCCGATGAGTACGATTATTCTGGAACTTTTCCTACCAGAAGAGAAGCCGATACCAGAATCCTTCAAAACATCAATAGTGATATGGATAATATTTTCTCTAACATGCACAGAGCACGTGCTGGAGCAGAAGCTACTATAGACTTAGCTCAAGGCTTTGGTGGTGTTCCAGAAGTTGAAAGTGAAATGCAAAGTATTGTAGGATATACCTATGTTATGTTTGCTGAAACTTTTTGTGGTGGTGTACCTTTTAGTAAAGTACCATCTGGTGGAGGAGACATTATTTATGGGGAGCCATTATCACAAACCGAAATGTTTAATGTGGCTATTACCTGGTTTGATCAAGCATTTTCTAGTAGTAGCGGAAACTCTGATTTAGCTAATCTGGCACGTGTAGGAAAAGCACGTGCAATGCTAGGATTAGGTCAAATTAGTGCAGCTGCAAATGAAGTTGCTACTGTAGCAACAGATTTTGTTTACAACATAGAGCATTCTGTTAACAGCAGAAGACAGGAAAATGGTATTTATATCATGAGTACAGTTAGACGTCAGTTCTCCATAGCCGATGGAAAGGGAGGTAATGGTTTAATGTACCGTTCAGCGAATGATCCCCGTACACCATGGGATGGTGGTACTGACTTTGGACAAGATGACATTACTTTGTATTATAATCAATTAAAATATACGGATGAAAATGCGTCTGTTGCTTTAGCTTCAGGAATTGAAGCCCGTTTAATTGAAGCTGAGGCTCTAGCTGATTCAGATGATGGAACTGGTACTCATACTATTCATAATGCCCTCAGAGCAACTATGAGTCTTCCTGCCATAGATTTTTCTGGTTTAACAGGTGATGATCTCATATTAGCACACATGGCTGAAAGAGCTTTTTGGTTGTATAGTACAGGACATCGTCAAGGTGATTTAAGACGTCTTGTAGATGTTTATGGTATGCAAGCCTCTGATGTGTTTCCATGGGGAGATTATTTTAAAGGTGGTAGTTATGACTCTAATCTAACGTTTCCAGTCCCTCAATCTGAAGCTAATAACCCAAACTACGTAGAATGCTTATAGCTCTTTGTGGTAAGTTTAATTGTTTTTAGTCAAAAAAAGGGGCTCTTAAAAGAGCCTCTTTTTTATTTCAATCTTCATTTAATTTTATAAATTGTATCACCAAATATAATTATAGTATATGCCTAATCAGCTTCATAGTTCAAAACCAATAAGTACTACACGCTTTTCTGTTTTATCGTTTTTATTTTTTTTATCGGGAACTTCAGGGTTAATATTGCAAGTAGTTTGGATGTACCGTTTGGGCTTAATTTTTGGAAATGCAGCTTACGCTACCGCAGCCACATTAGCTGCTTTTTTTCTAGGATTAGCCATTGGAGGTTGGTTTTTAGGGAATGCTTCGGCCCAGTTTAAACGACCACTGTTTGTATATGGCCTTATGGAAATTGGTATCGCTTTAACAGCCCTTCTTTTAATTCCGGGGATAGAATTTTATGAAACACACTATGCCTCAGTAGTAGCTTTAACTGATGGTAAACAAAGTTTTCTAACAATATTAAAATTTATTTTCAGTATTACCCTCCTTCTTTTACCAACGGCACTTATGGGAGGAACCTTTCCTGTTTTAGCGCAATTTATAGGAAAAGAAAAGCGCCAACTAGCAAATAGAGGCACTATTTTATATGCGGTGAATACCTTAGGAGCCTCAATTGGAGCTTTATTAGCTGGATTTTTTTTACTATC encodes the following:
- a CDS encoding c-type cytochrome — encoded protein: MKTKKILISITCTGLLFALFVSFTNPPKNNYVAVQQKKWVAPASADKIVNPLKGNANAAASGKKLYKVLCFVCHGPKGKGDGMAGAGLTPKPTDLTSEAVQSQSDGAIFWKIAEGRAPMASYKASIPEKKRWEIINYIRTLK
- a CDS encoding HYC_CC_PP family protein: MRSFFTKISSFFLAVFILFSTSSFTVNMHFCCNKLVDMAIFGKAEACKDKVQKKDSTTKKCTTFQEKGCCSSQSYVKTGDDTIKKANNELQAEDIVFLNTFFYTYINLFEGLDENIVPFKHYRPPLLFKDIQILHETYLI
- a CDS encoding TonB-dependent receptor family protein; translation: MRTLFFLISILQFSSIWAQKNPPKEDTTKLKAEQLKEVILIGHTMLGSKFEIKNKTGSASYITKEDLKKFLYTDINRALQTIPGVNIYEEDGFGLRPNISLRGTSPERSAKINLMEDGVLIAPAPYSAPAAYYFPTIGRMEGLEILKGSSQIQYGPNTTGGAINMISSQIPNEYSGSVSMSAGNYNSKNTQVIIGDSFKNFGFVTDYFNYNSDGFKDLDGGGNTGFDKSDYSAKFRLNTNMDAKTYQSLTFKIQYSEEKANETYLGLTDEDFEKNPYRRYRASSEDIMNAKHQQYQLTHFIKLSPSLVVNTTAYLNKFKRNWYKLDDVNLGERVSINNVLSTPEDFPMEYQTLLGNDNTQPDVFGIKANNRVYTSNGIQSIAKLKWGANWLQTLEAGIRYHEDDEDRFQWVDRYAFQNKELTRTTVGEKGTDANRISNAKALAAHLLYTIHIDNLTLTPGLRYENIRLGRADYGKNDPSRTGQDLASRENTVDVWIPGMGANYRFNNNFSVFGGAHKGFSPPSNTPGQDVEKSINYELGTRFNHKGLKGELVAYYNDYQNLLGSDLAATGGTGSLDQFNAGEVRVSGIEFLLNYDFLRNATEQFKLPISLSYTLTDTEFLTSFDSNEDIYGVVTTGDEIPYIAKNQLSLAIGLQHKRFDVNINSRYIGSLRTKAGSGPIPEKFKVASSLVMDVSARYFLNKNIMLSSNIINVFDTTYAVSRVPAGLRPGHPFGINFSLAYGF
- a CDS encoding Cif family virulence factor, with product MNTYLKSIGLIFITLITFTNCKEQNVEKEEEIVAVDVSVEKEAVAAVMKNYKDAVQNLTTEGTKELFTNEATVFESGGSEGTYENYESHHLGPELKTFDSFTFSDYKIDVKIDLPYAFTTETYIFTIGLKANEEKGREARIIKKKGVATSDLKKVDGQWKITKTHSSSRDIRKVSH
- a CDS encoding RNA polymerase sigma factor, coding for MYANSLVSNESQAEDIVQNVYIKTWEKRNYLNEKFSIKSFLYKSVYNEYIDQYRKNRAVTLLEKKYIEALDVIVEEDYTVLEKLYLLVQKEIQNLPPKCKRVFLLSKQEGLSNIEISEYLNVSTKTVEAHITKAFCLIRERVDLNPNMNTLLFLLFDKKIIELQVG
- a CDS encoding FecR family protein, whose protein sequence is MKSTKGKKLLAKYFTNSITATELDDLMLWLEKQDTEDLFISSSKIDYAIRNNMSQYNTKKAEKMLLDKIRKDKTILNRLKITKFFKYAAIAILFVSIGYFVQNNFNPSNKIDVTTINKNEIILQLEDGNIKVLSEDGTEKVVNKDGKIIGAQKGNQLIYDNKPTLETLVYNTLTVPYGKRFELKLSDGTHVYLNAGTSLKYPVKFLKGKKRQVYLNGEAFFDVTKDTNHPFIVNMNNVGVRVFGTKFNASSYPENDEVTTVLVEGSVSVFDNNMDYDEKTASPLKSGYLASWNKHNKEISIEEADLEMHTAWIEGRILFRHVPFKNIIKKLERHYDVTIMNNNKNLDKEFFTASFDIETIEQVMETFHKNYNINYSLINNQIIIN
- a CDS encoding SusC/RagA family TonB-linked outer membrane protein gives rise to the protein MKNPFKQRSLNSFQIKFDLKMKLTTLFLIVSFLNLYANESYAQKTKITLHMENATIENVLYKIESLSDFKFMFNDNEIDYKKKITVIANRERISSILTQIFSNSNVAFEVYKKQIILKIDPLKNQVNISPVKAVGLIQQTITGNVSDINNQPLLGVNIAVEGTTTGAITDFDGNYSIKVDSDQAVLVFTYIGMKTVRKAVGQNTTVNVRMIEDDQSLQEIIITATGARKRVEMGNSIANLKVSDDVKERPINNVFDILQGQAAGVSIGASGGSVGMGSRIRIRGSNSASLSNEPVIYVDGVLINNESNSISFETGGQSPSRLDDINPEDIESIEVVKGPSAATLYGSIAANGVILITTKKGSAGDPRWSAFMETGFVEDVVTYPKNYQAFDASGNPGFNFEAAEGTFVHDVVNSFQPLNDSRTSPFRTGQSVGAGLSVSGGSEALTYFLSGSMSDSEGVVPVSNIRKTNFRGNFGAQITDELKMSLTTSYTNSDLELPLNDNFALALMSQGLNGTSSIDVNDGWGEFTPAELFTIDTRQLVNRFTSGLETIWKPSEKINVRVFGGLDFTSRWDSQFFPTGEAPAFLNYDEGARFSNRFNDFVYTFDAVGSYSTNFSENITSRTSVGLQYLQKLTQGTFTTGLQLVAGSNSIAGAAVTLSDEQTIEQRTIGAFIEEQVGFNDKLYVTGAVRTDRGSSFGSSFKSVFYPKLSASWLISNEDFFNPNDKSWINSLRLRGAWGASGVQPGTNDALRFFDPIAATVDGVSVTGVTIGGVGNADLKPELSKELEFGADIKLFSNRISLDLTYFNKQTEDALIFRQLPPSLGVGAGRFENLGSVKNTGLEITLNTSIVETEKFYFDLGIVASFIDTELKELGEGIEPVIFNTGIQRHIEGYPLGGYWDEEYTFNDANGDGFIGQNEVQVGETVYLGTPFATTDITFSPTVGLFNNALVFRGLLNYKGGQKLYNNTGAWRNGNSNTQELNDPNASLAGQARAVASKFFGTNAGYIEDASFWRLREISLTYNAPQKFVSNIGFSRVSLTLSGQNLGIWTDYSGLDPEISSSGQDNFETEEFLSQPPTRSWKIRLNLSF
- a CDS encoding RagB/SusD family nutrient uptake outer membrane protein; this translates as MKKLIKNTNINRSYNGLFLVGLSLLLALGTVSCDSIVDVTDPDIVTPESLNSEAGIQTLKAGSLGDFAVAMSGSAAGHGATTGLISMSGLMADEYDYSGTFPTRREADTRILQNINSDMDNIFSNMHRARAGAEATIDLAQGFGGVPEVESEMQSIVGYTYVMFAETFCGGVPFSKVPSGGGDIIYGEPLSQTEMFNVAITWFDQAFSSSSGNSDLANLARVGKARAMLGLGQISAAANEVATVATDFVYNIEHSVNSRRQENGIYIMSTVRRQFSIADGKGGNGLMYRSANDPRTPWDGGTDFGQDDITLYYNQLKYTDENASVALASGIEARLIEAEALADSDDGTGTHTIHNALRATMSLPAIDFSGLTGDDLILAHMAERAFWLYSTGHRQGDLRRLVDVYGMQASDVFPWGDYFKGGSYDSNLTFPVPQSEANNPNYVECL